The stretch of DNA GGGCCAGCGTGGCGGCGTCGACGTCGGCGAACAGGCCGGCGTTCTCCAGGATCGTCATGGCCGGGGAGTTCTCGGTGAGGAACACGTCGGCCGGAGTGGCGTCGCCCTCCTGCTTGATCTGGTTGGCCATGTCGAAGTCACTGCCGTTGCGCAGCTCGACCTTGATGCCGGACTCCTTGGTGAAGGCCTCGGCCCACTCCTTGGTCAGCGACTCGTGCTGGGCGTTGTAGACCGTGAGCGTGTCGTCGCCCCCGGCGTCGTTGCTGTCGGAGCCGCAGCCGGCCAGCACCAGGACCGTGGCGACCGCCGAGGCGACCAGCGCGACCTGCTTCGAACGTGACTTCATCGACTCCCCTTCGTGGTTAGGTAAGGCATACCTTACATAGCCGGGTGGCCAGGGTCCACGCGGTGACCGCCTCGATGCGACCCTCCCAGCTAGTTCGCCCGGTTTGCCGTCGTGTGCAACAAATCTCGCCCTCAGGCGTCCATAGCTCACTAGCGTTGCGAGCGAATGAGGTGGACCTCGATGGACTGGACCATGCTGGGCTTGAGCGCGTGATGGACTCGATCGCGAGCCGGCGGGACGGCGACCGGCGTGCGCCGGAGCCGGTGGTCGGCCGCGACTTCGACGAGCTCTACCGAACCCAGTGGTGGCCGATGATCCGGCTGGCCCAGGGCCTCGTCGATGACGTCAGCTCAGCCGAGGACGTGGTGCAGGACGCCTTCGCCGGGCTGTACCGCAGCTCGGGCGGGCTTGCGGAGCCGGGCGCGGCGGTGCGGTACCTGCGGGTGAGCGTCGTCAACGGCGCCCGGTCGGCGCTGCGCCGTCGCCGGACGGCCCGGACCTGGCTGGGGCAGGTGCGCCAGGACGAGCACGCGCCGTCGGCTGACGAGCCGGCGCTGCGAACGGCTGAGCAGGAGACGGCCCGCCGGGCGCTGGCCGCCCTGCCCAGCAGGCAACGCGAGGTGCTCACCCTGCGCTTTCTCGCCGACCTCAGCGACTCAGAGATCGCCGACGTGACCGGGATGTCAGCCGGAAACGTCCGCTCTGCCGCCAGCCGTGGCCTGGCCACCTTGCGCACCACTTTCGGAGGGCAGTCATGAACGACCTCGACACCACCATCAAGAACCTGATCAACTCGGCCGTCGACCACGAGCTGGCCGGCCACCGCTCGGCCCCGCCGCTGGACCTGCCGGCCTTGTCAGACCGCTCGCGCTCGGACCGCCCGCTCGCCCGGTGGGCCGCTCCGGTGCTGGCCGCCTCGGTCGCGGCGCTGCTGACGGTGGGCACGGTGCTGGCAATCGGTTCCGACCGGGACCGGCGTTCGAACCAGGCCGCGAACTCAGCCAGTCCGACGGCGTCGGCATCGCCGTCAGTCTCGATCTCGAAGTCCCTGAGCCCGGACCAGGAGAAAGCGGCGCGCGCCTACGCCGAGGCAGTGGCCGGCGCCCGCGAGGCGAGCGAGGTGGCCGGAGTCTCGGTCGGGCCGCTGCCACCTCGGGAGGCCGCCGGATTGAAGGACACCGGCCTGATCAGCGGCGGTATCCCCAGCAGCACCGAGCCGGAACCGGGCAAGATCTATTCCTTCACCCTGAGCTACCTGGCGGGCCCGAGCGATAACCCGCCAAGCGTCCTGACGACCGGGGTGCAAGACGTCGCCTCGGGCAGCTGCGCCCAGCCCTTCCTGGCGCGACCGGGCCACGCTTACCAGATTCGCTGCCAGGTGATGTTCATGACCCGCCTCATCGGCAAGGCAACGCTCACGCTGCGGACGCCGACCGGGACGACGGTGGGTTCGATGAATCTCACCGAGCCCGGCCTCTACGCCGATGCGGTCGCCAGCGCTCCGGAGGCGAGCAAGGTGGCGGGGGTCTCGGACCGGCCGGCCACTGCCGACGAGCGGCACCCTTGGGAAACGCTTGGGATACTGAAATCCGGTCCGGCCAAACCGGACCCGGGCCGGAGCTATCCGGTAACCCTGCTCTACATCCCGGCCTCTAACGCGCCTCCGGTGACGGTCCTGGCCATCAAGTTCGAGGACGTCGCGGTCGGCCGCTGCCCCGGCCCGTTTCGGACCCGGCCTGGTCACGCCTACCTCCTCCACTGCCAGGTGACCTATCGGGCAGGCGCCAAGGGCATGGCGTATTACGACCTGATCGGACCGCGCGGCGGGAACGCGACCGCCAGGTCGGGCGTCGGCCTCAGCCCTGCGTGAGCTGGCCGGCCAGTCCTCACCGCCCAGCTGGCCGGCTCGGTTCGCTAGTCGGCCGGGATGTCGACGGCGCGCAGCGCCAGTGCCATGAAGGCGTCGGCGCGGCGCTGGTCGCTGGTCCGGTGCTCGAAGCGTCCGTGCGACATGGCGTCGGCGTCCATCAGGATCAGCTCGGCCTCGACCCGCATCAGGGCGCGGATCAACGGGCAGTTCTCCGGCAGGTCCATGTTCAGCCGGACCACGCCGTCGGTGGCGGGTGAGAGCCTGGCTTCCACGAGTGCCGCGATGAGCTCGTCGCGTCGTTCTCCTGCCACGAGGTCGGCGCCGTAGTCCTTCATGCAGCCGAGCCTAGGCGGCGGGGGGTGCAAATAGCGGTTAATTGGCCAGCGACAGCCTCACCCGGAGGGCCGCAGCACCTCGGAAGCTCTCCGGCGGCCGGCTTGGTTACGAGGCGTGCAGGTTGGCGCAGCTGGGGAGCCCGAAGTCGTTGAGGTAGGTCACCAGGCTGCTGTTGTGGTTGGGCACATTCGCCATCTCGTAGGCGTCGTCCTGCACCTTCGCCGCGTCACCGGCGATGCTGTGGGCCACCATCTGATCGGCGATCGGCTTGACCGCGGCGTAGTCGGCCCGCTCCAGAGCGAGCCAGTTCTTCTCCAGCTCGGCCCGCTGCGCGGTTTGGGCGATCAGCCGCTCGGCGTGGGAGATCAACGACGGCACCAGCCGCATCGTCCCGGTGAGATTGAGCCTGATCGTGGCGAAGTCGGTCGTGCCGGCTGGCTTGGGCAGTGCCTGGCGCTGGGCGTCGATGGCCGAGCACACCGCGTTCATCTTGATCAGGAAGTCCGGCTTGGACAGCACCCCCTTCGGGGTGCCGGCCGACGTGGAGGCGAAGGCCGGCACGCTCGGGCCGATGACCCTGCTGCTTGGAGCCGAGGCCGAAGCGGAGGCCGACGCGGCCGGACTGGACGACGATCCGGCAGGCGCGGCCGCCTGGCCGGACGAACCGCCGCAGCCGGTCACCAGCACGCCGAGCAGGGCCAGCGGCGCGAGCCACCGTGCGGTCGGCCGGCGCCTGGCCAGGTCTGGATCTCTCACGACTCTCACCGGCCAATCATGCACCCGCCCGGTGAGGACCTAAGCTGGCAGCCGTCATGACTGCCGCCGGGTACGCCCTTTTCGACACCGCGATCGGCTGGTGCGCGCTCGGCTGGGCCGAGGCTGGGATCACCCAGGTGAGCCTGCCGGAGGCCAGCCCCGCCGCGACCCGCCGCCGGATCGCCGACCGGCTGCCCGGCGCCGTTGAGCAGCAGCCTCCGGCGTCGACGCGAGAGGTGATCCAGCGGATCACGGCGCTGTTCGACGGCTCAGGCGACGACCTGGCCGACGTGGAGCTGGACCTGTCCGGGGTCGGGGGCTTCCACCGCTCGGTTTATGAGGTGACGCGTGCCATCCTGCCCGGGACGACGCTGTCCTACGGGGCGATCGCGGCCGAGTTGCGGCTGCCGGGCGCGGCTCGCGCCGTCGGCCGGGCCCTGGGGCACAACCCCTGCCCGATCATCGTCCCCTGCCACCGGGTGCTGGCAGCCGACGGCTCGATGCACGGCTTCTCGGCCAACGGCGGGGTGGCCACCAAGCGGCGGATGCTGCAACTGGAAGGCGCGCTGCCGGCCGACGAGCCGACCCTGTTCTGAGCGCGCCCTCAGCCGAGCGAGATGAGCCGAGCGCCCTCAGCCGAGCCCTCAGCCGAGCGAGATGAGCCGGGGTGGTGGCGGCGAGCCGGGCGCGGCGTCTGAGGCGGGCGCGGCGTCTGAGGCGGGCTCGGTCACCGACGCAGACCAGGCCAGCAGGCCGGGCACATCGACGCGGTGCGGCGGCCGGTCGGCGTAGGCGGCGAGATTGGCCGCGCCCCGGGCGATCAGGGTCAGCGCGCCTACCCGGTTGCCCCGGGCGTGGTGGGTCAGTCCCACCGCCAGCTGCGCCAGCCCGCGCCACAGCTCGCGCTCAGCGTCCGGCGCGGCCTTCCAGGCGTCTTCGAGCACCTCGTGCGCCTCGAACGGCCGGCCGGCGTCCAGCAACCGCTGCGCCTGGGCCAGCGACTGCGCCGGGGACCGGAACGGGCTCTCCTGAAGCCGGGGCGCTGCCTCGGCGCCGTAACGCAGCGGCCTGCCCAGCGCGTCACGCGGCCGGGCGTTGCGCGGGCGACCCCGCTCGTCACGGTCACGGCTGGCAGGCCTGTCATCCTGCTCGCTCACCCTGGAATCCTGTCACGGATCCTCGCCGCCGCTCCAGCGAGCCGCGATTTTCTGAACTCATATATGAGATATCGTGACTGGCATGGTCGATGAAGTAGGCGCCGCGAAAGACTACGCCCGTCAGGTGGGAACGCTGATCCGCGACTCCCGGAAGAACCGTGGCTGGACGCAGGCCCAGCTGGCCGAGACGCTGGGCACCTCGCAAAGCGCGGTCAACCGGATCGAGCAGGGCAACCAGAACCTCAGCCTGGAGCTGCTGACCCGGATCAGCGAGGCGCTGGACTCCGAGATCGTCTCCATCGGCCGCTCCCGGCCGCCGCACCTGCGCGTCGAGGGCGGCCGGCAGCTGTCGGGCAGCATCGACGTCAAGACCAGCAAGAACGCCGGCGTCGGCCTGCTCTGCGCCTCGTTGCTCAACGAGGGCCGCACGGTGCTGCGCAAGGTGGCCCGGATCGAGGAGGTGCACCGGATCCTCGAGGTGCTCAACAGCATCGGGGTGCGCACCCGCTGGCTCAACGCCGACAACGACCTTGAGATCGTGCCGCCGGCCCGGCTGGACCTGGCGGGGATGAACCTCGAAGCCGCCCGCCGGACCCGCAGCATCATCATGTTCCTAGCGCCGCTGATGCACCACGAGAAATCCTTCGAGCTGCCCTACGCCGGTGGCTGCGCGCTGGGCACCAGGACCGTCGAGCCGCACATGACCGCGCTGCGGCCCTTCGGCGTGCAGGTCGAGGCCGCCGCGGGGGCCTACCGGGTCGAGGTCGACCCGTCGGTCGTGCCACTGAGGCCGATCGTGCTGACCGAGCGCGGTGACACCGTCACCGAGAACGCCCTGATGGCCGCCGCGCGACGGGTCGGCGTCACCGTGATCCGCAACGCCAGCCCCAACTACATGGTGCAGGACCTGTGCTTCTTCCTCATCGAGCTCGGCGTGCGGGTCGAGGGAGTCGGCACCACCACCCTCACCGTGCACGGTGTCCCCGAGATCCGGCGGGATGTGGACTACTCGCCGTCGGAGGACCCGATCGAGGCGATGAGCCTGGTGACGGCCGCGATCGTGACCGGCTCGGAGATCACCGTCAACCGGGTGCCGATCGAGTTCATGGAGATCGAGCTGGCGCTGCTGGAGGAGATGGGGCTGCGCCACGTCCGCAGTCCCGAGTACCCGGCCGCCAACGGCCGCACCCGGCTGATCGACCTGACCGTGCTGCCCTCCACCCTGCACGCGCCGCTGGACAAGATCCACCCGATGCCGTTTCCGGGCCTGAACATCGACAACCTGCCGTTCTTCGCGCTGATCGCCGCCACCGCGCAGGGCTCGACCCTGATCCACGACTGGGTCTATGACAACCGCGCGCTGTACCTCACCGAGCTGACCAAGCTCGGCGCGAAGGTGACCCTGATGGACCCGCACCGGATCTACGTCGAGGGCCCCACCCACTGGTCGGGCACCGAGGTGATCTGCCCGCCGGCCCTGCGTCCGGCCGTCGTGGTGCTGCTGGCGATGCTGGCGGCCAAGGGCACCTCGCTGCTGCGCAACGTCTACGTCATCGACCGGGGCTACGAGCAGTTGGCAGAGCGGCTGAACCTGCTCGGCGCCAGCATCCACACCTTCCGCGACGTCTGACCCGCCCGCCGCCGCCAACCGCCGGCGCAACCCCGGCGTCCGGCCGACGCCGCATCCGCCGGCCGACTGCGTTTTCGCGTCCGCGCGGCATCGGTGACAGGATCGGCCACGTGCTGCTGCCCATGTCACCGACCGATTCGGTGTTCCTGTCCGTGGAGTCACCGCAGACGCCGATGCACGTCGGCGGCCTGGAGTTGTTCGAGCCGGCCGCCGACCTCGGCAGCGCCACCGAGGTCTTCGAGCAGCTGAGTTCCGGCTACACCGCCGATGACGTGGCGCCGCTGTTCAAGAAGCGGGCCCGCCGCTCGCTGGCCAGCGCAGGCCAGTGGGCCTGGGAGGAGGACCGGCAGTTCGACCTGCGCCACCACGTCCGGCACAACTCATTGCCCCAGCCGGGCCGGGTGCTGGAGCTGCTGGCGCTGTGCTCCCGGCTGCACGGCACGCTGCTGGACCGGCAACGCCCGCTCTGGGAGCTGCATCTGATCGAGGGACTGGCCGACGGCCGGTTCGCGATCTACTTCAAGGTGCATCACGCGCTGCTGGACGGGGTGTCGGCGCAGCGGTTGCTGCAGCGGATCCTGACCAAGGACCCGGCCGCCCGCGACCTGCCACCACCGTGGGCCAACCGTCCCGCTCCGGCGCGGCCACCCGCGCAGCCGGAGGTCCCGACGCTGCCTGGGGCCGAAGAAGTGGTGGCCAACCTGTTGCGCGCCACCCGCGAGGTGGCAGCCGACGTGGCCGGCATCCCAGCCGCGCTGGCGCGCACCGTCAACCGGGGCCTGCAGGCCCAGAGCGCGCCGATCTCGTTCGCCGCGCCCCGGTCGATGCTCAACGTGCCGATCTCGGGCTCGCGCCGGTTCGCCGCCCAGTCCTGGCCGCTGGAGCGGATCCACCGGATCCGCCGGGGGGCCGGCTGCACCGTCAACGACGTGGTGCTCGCCGCCTGCTCGGGCGCGCTGCGAACCTACCTGAGCAGCTTCGACGCGCTACCGGAGTCACCGCTGATCGCGATGGTGCCGGTCGCGCTGCGGCGGCGGGACCGGCGGCAGGAGTCCGGCAACGCCGTCGGCGCGGTGATGTGCGACCTCGGCACCCAGTTGACCGAGCCCGCTGACCGGTTGAGCACGGTGCAGCGTTCGATGAGCCAGGGCAAGCAGGCGCTGGCGGAGATGACTCCGCTGCAGATCCTGGCGATGACCGGCCTGGGCATGAGCCCGCTGATGCTGCAGTCGGTTCCCGGTTACGCCGAGCTGCTCAGGCCGCCCTTCAACCTGATCATCTCCAACGTGCCGGGCCCGCGGACCCCGCTCTATCTCAACGGCGCCCGGCTGGCCGGCATCTACCCGCTGTCCATCCCCTATCACGGGCAGGCGCTGAACATCACCTGCACCAGCTACGCCGGTGAGATCTCCTTCGGCCTGACCGGCTGCCGGCGCACGAT from Jatrophihabitans sp. encodes:
- a CDS encoding wax ester/triacylglycerol synthase family O-acyltransferase, with amino-acid sequence MLLPMSPTDSVFLSVESPQTPMHVGGLELFEPAADLGSATEVFEQLSSGYTADDVAPLFKKRARRSLASAGQWAWEEDRQFDLRHHVRHNSLPQPGRVLELLALCSRLHGTLLDRQRPLWELHLIEGLADGRFAIYFKVHHALLDGVSAQRLLQRILTKDPAARDLPPPWANRPAPARPPAQPEVPTLPGAEEVVANLLRATREVAADVAGIPAALARTVNRGLQAQSAPISFAAPRSMLNVPISGSRRFAAQSWPLERIHRIRRGAGCTVNDVVLAACSGALRTYLSSFDALPESPLIAMVPVALRRRDRRQESGNAVGAVMCDLGTQLTEPADRLSTVQRSMSQGKQALAEMTPLQILAMTGLGMSPLMLQSVPGYAELLRPPFNLIISNVPGPRTPLYLNGARLAGIYPLSIPYHGQALNITCTSYAGEISFGLTGCRRTIPHLQRMLGYLEDELTALERTVG
- a CDS encoding DUF309 domain-containing protein; the encoded protein is MSEQDDRPASRDRDERGRPRNARPRDALGRPLRYGAEAAPRLQESPFRSPAQSLAQAQRLLDAGRPFEAHEVLEDAWKAAPDAERELWRGLAQLAVGLTHHARGNRVGALTLIARGAANLAAYADRPPHRVDVPGLLAWSASVTEPASDAAPASDAAPGSPPPPRLISLG
- a CDS encoding sigma-70 family RNA polymerase sigma factor; the encoded protein is MDSIASRRDGDRRAPEPVVGRDFDELYRTQWWPMIRLAQGLVDDVSSAEDVVQDAFAGLYRSSGGLAEPGAAVRYLRVSVVNGARSALRRRRTARTWLGQVRQDEHAPSADEPALRTAEQETARRALAALPSRQREVLTLRFLADLSDSEIADVTGMSAGNVRSAASRGLATLRTTFGGQS
- a CDS encoding methylated-DNA--[protein]-cysteine S-methyltransferase, translated to MTAAGYALFDTAIGWCALGWAEAGITQVSLPEASPAATRRRIADRLPGAVEQQPPASTREVIQRITALFDGSGDDLADVELDLSGVGGFHRSVYEVTRAILPGTTLSYGAIAAELRLPGAARAVGRALGHNPCPIIVPCHRVLAADGSMHGFSANGGVATKRRMLQLEGALPADEPTLF
- a CDS encoding UDP-N-acetylglucosamine 1-carboxyvinyltransferase, giving the protein MVDEVGAAKDYARQVGTLIRDSRKNRGWTQAQLAETLGTSQSAVNRIEQGNQNLSLELLTRISEALDSEIVSIGRSRPPHLRVEGGRQLSGSIDVKTSKNAGVGLLCASLLNEGRTVLRKVARIEEVHRILEVLNSIGVRTRWLNADNDLEIVPPARLDLAGMNLEAARRTRSIIMFLAPLMHHEKSFELPYAGGCALGTRTVEPHMTALRPFGVQVEAAAGAYRVEVDPSVVPLRPIVLTERGDTVTENALMAAARRVGVTVIRNASPNYMVQDLCFFLIELGVRVEGVGTTTLTVHGVPEIRRDVDYSPSEDPIEAMSLVTAAIVTGSEITVNRVPIEFMEIELALLEEMGLRHVRSPEYPAANGRTRLIDLTVLPSTLHAPLDKIHPMPFPGLNIDNLPFFALIAATAQGSTLIHDWVYDNRALYLTELTKLGAKVTLMDPHRIYVEGPTHWSGTEVICPPALRPAVVVLLAMLAAKGTSLLRNVYVIDRGYEQLAERLNLLGASIHTFRDV